One Triticum dicoccoides isolate Atlit2015 ecotype Zavitan chromosome 3B, WEW_v2.0, whole genome shotgun sequence genomic window, AAACTGTAAATATCACTCTTTTCATTCAGCATCCCACTATTCGCGTACTCAGGCGCAACAtacctatcatcagatcaagaggaAGATTAGGAGATGTGTTTCCAAAAGCACAGAAAAACTTAGCGGGGAAGGAGTAGAAAGAGAGCTATACCCATATGTTCCCATCACTCTTGTATTGATATGGCTTGCGTCGGAATCCAGAAGTTTCGCTAACCCAAAATCAGAAACCTTGCTGTTGAATTCGGTATCAATTAAGATATTACTTGACTTGATATCTCGGTGGACGACTTTGGGGTCTATTGCTTCGTGAAGGTATGCAAGCCTGAAAATCATGATCGAACGTGCATTAGCatgtaagtactccctccgtccggaaaaatTTGTCCCTCAAActgatgtatctagcaccaagttagtgctagatacatccatttaaggaACAAGCCTTGGACAAgtttttccagacggagggagtactagtcaaCAGTCTCACGTGAAATTTATCTGTTCATTTAACATGATATCAGGAGATGGTCGTAAAAGAAGTCCACATGCCAAACTTACGCTTTTGCTGTCCCAAGCAGAATCTTCATACGGCTTTCCCAACTAAGGATACCATGTTGACTCATGGCCCCATGGAGCCATTGTTCTAGGTTGCCATTGTTTACATACTCATACACAAGCATTCTGCAGGTGAGAAGAACCATGCTTTAGTTCGGAGTCGTTTATCTGGTAAGGAATAATAATCTTGAAACCAGATGACAGGAAAAACACAAACTAGCTAGCATTATCGCAAAACGAAGGAACACAAACAATGTCCTTCTCATGGTATTAATTATCCATTTTCAATCACGATTCTTCAGAACAGGAAGTCTGGCGGAgatatgatgatgaacttgcacaaGGTGGATGCATTATGCACACAAGCTAATTCTAGTAGCTTCTATAATATTTCaagatgaaaagtaaaataaaGGGAAGAAATGTGTCACCTGTGTATCCCTTCAACGCAGTACCCCAAAAGGCGCACCAGATTCTTGTGCCGAACATGACCTATGGCTTCAACTTCAACTCTAAATTCCTTCTCTGCCTGCCCTCTGGAAACCCAATTAACAAACATTAGTTCCAAGTTAATATCACAGTGAATTCAACAAGATAACATACACTTACACATTGTTTAGGATCTTCTTCACAGCCACCTCAGTCCCATTCATAAGCCGGCCTTTGTAGACAACTCCATAGCCACCCTCCCCAAGGATATTACTCTTGGCAAACCGATTTGTCGCAAACTCCAGGTCCCTCAAGGTAAACCAGTGGCCCCAGCCCAAATGTGACAGCTCAGGCAGGCCAACCAGCGGTGAAGTAGATGTAAATCCATATGGTGAACTCCCTGCCCTCTTTGGACCTGAGCTGTTGTAGTCCTCAGAGTATGAGCTTCCAGCCTTCTCTATGTTGTACACTGAGCTGCATTGGCTGAAGGCGTCCACGTCGAGAGATCTAGTCTCTGCCAAAGGTGGTACACTCTTCATCTGTGTGTATTTGTCATGCACTGGCATGAAGGCCACTTCGCTGCTGTCATTCACACTCTGTGAGTCAACTCCTTTGTCAATGTTGATTTCCTTGGACACAATAGGGATTTCTGTTTGCGATGTAGTGTCGAATCCGTTCACCGCCTTGTTCTTCCTTCGGATGGAAAGCCACAGTACTATGATGAACAGGATTGCCATCAGGATCCCAATGCCAATGGCAATCAGAACCCATACTCTCAGGCTAAACACAGGTGTTGTCCGCGACAATGCCGCGGTGATGGAATTGTCGGATGACGACATGTTATCTTCGGTTGGTCTGACGAACAATCGTATGGGATGTTTGCGAAATTCAGAGTCCTGTGCCGTTTGCCGAAGGAGTTTATTTTACAAACTTATCCTGACTGATTTATCTGTACCAAGAAAAAGGTGCATTAGCCAGCAGGGGAATCCAAGGTAGCACATGCACAAAACTACAAAAGTAAAGGGGTAAATTTGTCTCTGCAA contains:
- the LOC119276472 gene encoding probable receptor-like protein kinase At2g42960, with protein sequence MSSSDNSITAALSRTTPVFSLRVWVLIAIGIGILMAILFIIVLWLSIRRKNKAVNGFDTTSQTEIPIVSKEINIDKGVDSQSVNDSSEVAFMPVHDKYTQMKSVPPLAETRSLDVDAFSQCSSVYNIEKAGSSYSEDYNSSGPKRAGSSPYGFTSTSPLVGLPELSHLGWGHWFTLRDLEFATNRFAKSNILGEGGYGVVYKGRLMNGTEVAVKKILNNVGQAEKEFRVEVEAIGHVRHKNLVRLLGYCVEGIHRMLVYEYVNNGNLEQWLHGAMSQHGILSWESRMKILLGTAKALAYLHEAIDPKVVHRDIKSSNILIDTEFNSKVSDFGLAKLLDSDASHINTRVMGTYGYVAPEYANSGMLNEKSDIYSFGVVLLECITARDPVDYSKPADESNLVEWLKMMVSTKRAEEVVDPGLEVKPPKRALKRAILVGLKCVDPDADKRPKMSHVVQMLEAVQKAYQEDEKKHSQMGSIDLESQQSVEELSNSADA